ttgcgtactggctgcagatACATAATACAGAAATCCTGTGCAGGCTTTAAGtttctgtgagctgtggggcttggggtCAGTTTGTCCTGTTCCGTTCTAGGTTTAgctccttgctgctgacccaagggGTCTTACCTTCTGCCTGTTTGTTTGGTTCCGCCTAGGTTTACATTGTTGTATTATGTATCTTGTTTATGCCATGTCCTGTTCTGTCTGAACCTGTCCTGTATTATGGTCTGTTCCCTGTTCgcctagcagtgcgtaactgTGTCTGAGAGCCTGGCCGTGCTTCACTGCTTCCGATGTATCCTGTCTCATGTCTGTCCTTGCCTGTTTTGTTTATGCAGCTCTTACTGGGGCCGTCTAGCTGCTATTGCTTGTGGAGCAGGTATCTGTTTCTGTCTCTGTTCGGTTATGCCTGTCTCCTGTCCGTTATGTTCATGtctgccttcggaagagggtccctggcttccccggagggggaatcgccatccgtgtgcagctctgcctggggccgcttAGCTTCTATCACTTGCGGTGCAGGTAACTGCTTCTGTCTTTGCTATGCCTTGCCTGTCTGTagtatctgtatcgctgtctgaCTCTGCTTGTACCGTTGTTGGTATCTTATGGGTctgctggaccagctgccactgactcagttTACGCTCTGGAGTCGCCCCTGGCGACTACcgtggctcaagtctatcctcgcTACCAGAGGCGCTAGTCAAGACCTGGtgttgcttagttacgcccctccagagtattgctaatcagtggcacagtgggtacaCACCAACTGGTTAGTTACAACCCTTTAGGTGATGACAACTCCAGTTCCCACATATGGCGCATCCACATCTACGAAGAACTGCTTTGAGATGTTTGGGCAATGCAACACAAAGGCTGTGGTTAAGCCCAGCTTGAGGGTCTGGAATCACCCCTTTGTGGATTTGTGCCTAGATAAGGGCTGTAAGAGTGGAGAAATGAGGAATACGTTGCCTGTAGTAATTAGCAAACCCAAAAACCATTGGATGGCTCTCAGGCCTGAGGGACAAGGCCATTCCAGAACCACAATCATCTTCTCTGGGTCTGCCTTTGTACCATTTGATCTGCGACATTCTAACTttctggaattccaccttgcataaGCTGGACCGTCTACAGAAGCAATGTATAGCGATCAATGCTTACATCAGGCACTAGTCCACCACAGCAGGAGGCATGTGTTATTTTGAGCTAAGGCAGTTGCATCTCATCAGGGACTCATGTCGCATTCTCAGGCTCCTCAAAGAGGCCACCGGTATTGTGAGTAGGTACAACAGCAGAATCAACACTGCAGTGTTGGTGAAAGGAGAACATCTTCCACCTATTGCTCACCACCCTGTGGCTCTTGAGGACCCACATGGAGGAGGAAGTAggggaggatgaggagctgcGACTGGAGGAGGATTAGGATGGTGCAGGAGGAAATGGGGCCTGGGTCAGATGAAAGAGAATTCCAATAAGTGCAGGAACATAGCTAGTGAGTCAGAGATgatcactggcactggtgtatggccagcaaagggtttaaatagagcgccaAATCCCTGGATAAGAACCTGATTGGTCATGACTTGGCGCTttattagtcagaaacactagcacacaggaatagagcagctgagcaatcagcccactgctgaTCTCCCCCAGCACACACCCGCTGCAGGGAGAAAGCGCATTGCATCCTATTGCAAAGGATTACAtcaccagggggcgtggcttagcagtgTGTCTCTCCCAGCGCATCCGCGCTGAAGCCGGAAATCATGCCTTTGGAGCCCAGACAGGTGAGTTTGTGACAGTATCATATAATTAGCAGCTTATGACAGTCTAAAGTATAACAGCCAGAGCTGATGCATAAGCGTTACCTCACATACTAGTTCCAGAGATCTCTAGTAAACGAGTCTGGTATACCGCCCCAGGGCAACagtatatataacatttaaaCGGTACCTAAGAGCAAAACCTAACTGCAGTGTTCATATCTGCACATCCCAGGTAGCCATGCACTGTCCCCCCACCAAGGTACTGATGGTCAGCCGTTGTACATGGTCAACCTCCCTTTCAAAGTCTCTATCTACAATTAATTAAAAGCTGCTGCCGTTAGGCTGGAGTCTTGTCCAGGCCTTAAAAGTCATCAGAGCTCACAGACCTAGCTGCCTAGGCCAGACTTGGTCCTGCTAGTCATGTTTAGCGGTGGTCAGAGCCTAGAGGTCATATCTGGTGGCAAGTCCATGTCACCAATCATCCACCACAAAATGAAGCATTGGTATTGGAGTGGCAGGTACAGGTAAGAAAAGACGGGTGGAGCTAACTAGCAAACAGTCTGCAATGTTAGCTCTGTCCACACAGAATTTCCTGGTGCTGGCCAGTGGACTGTAGAGGAAGGGGTAAACTGATGTCATATTGACGTGGCAGTGGTGACTAAGTCATTCCAATTATAGGGCTCACGCAAGGAAGCAGATCATATAAATTAAAGGGGCTGCCAgaacctgcctgctgctgctgtcttacAAGCTATAGTTAAATAAAGCAGTAGATGAAATAAGAAGCTGTAATTCCACACTGAAGCTGCTACTGGAAGAAGGGGGATCTTCCACTACAGAGCCAAGGACACAGCAAGTCTGATTTTTAGCAGCATCATGGGTGGAGGTCTACTGAAAAGTGCATTTAAACTCTAGGAGGGCATTATTACATTGGCTTTACTAGTGAATCCACCAGCTTCATCAGGTCTAAGAGGTCTATTCAATAATGAATGCAGCATCAGGGGAGGAGGTCCACTGAAAAGTACTTTTTATTTAAACTTTAGGAAGACATTATGACATTGGCTTTACTAGTGAATCTACCAGCTTCGTGAGGTCTATTCAATAATGAATGTGGTGACGGATCTGAATCCTGAACTTTGTCAGTGTCATATAGAAAGCTTTATAAGGCTGGAATCACAAGTGCAGTTTTTTTGTAACCAAAGCCAAGAGTGTATTCAAAATGAATGGCTTATACCACTAGTTCTTGCTTAATCAACTTCAAGTTTGTGTGCTCCATTGTTTGAGGGGGGgggaaaacaaattttttttatacatttttttttttttttatctttacagaaaatcccagtaagaattctgaggaaaatgtcaTGTTATCACAAAATTATAAAATAGAAGATAAATATGTCATTCAAGGTTCTTTAGGAGACGAACTTGATGGCCATGCAAGAATTCACAGTACAAATGTGTCATATAACCCCCCTATTAAtgaggaaccttctcctgacATTGTTACCACAAGTACAGGTAAAGGGGCAAAAACTGATGGTAAATCAAAGTTTTTTACACACAGAAGAATttgcacaggagagaagccatattcatgttcagaatgtgggaaaagttttacagataaatcaaatcttgttaaacatgagagaattcacacaggggagaaaccatatttatgttcagaatgtgggaaacgttttacaaataaatcacatcttgttacacatcatagatttcacacaggggagaagccatactcctgttcagaatgtTTTAAGTGTTTCACAaagaaatcaagtcttgttagacatgagagaagtcacacaggagagaagccgtattcatgcttagaatgtgggaaatgttttacagataactCAACTCTTGTTGCACAtgaaagaagtcacacaggagagaagccgtatacatgttcagaatgtgggaaatactTTATAAATAAATCGCATCTtattacacatgagagaattcacacaggaaagaaaccatattcatgttcagaatgtgggaaatgttttacagataaatcaaatcttgttagacatgagaggagtcacacaggagagaggccatattcatgttcaggatgtgggaaatgttttaaacaaAAATCAAATCTCATTAAACATGGgagagttcacacaggagagaagccatatttatgttcagaatgtgggaaatgttttatagatAAATCACATCTTTTTAGACAtaggagaattcacacaggagagaagccattttcgtgCACAAAGTGGGAAATAGTTTACTAGTAAAGACAAACTGAAGGagcatcagagaagtcacacataagaaaagctatttttatgttttatatgtggaaattttttttgtaatgaaattATATTTGTGTTATGATATAGAATATATAAAACTGTAAATAAGAAGGTTTTAACCCCAGTTATTCACTAACATTATTGTTGGGGCTAAACAGTAAGGGCTTGtttacacaaacgttttttgtgttccgtatacgggcagcacacggaaccattaatttaaattggtccgcaaaagatgcggacagcactctgtgtgctgtctgcatctgttgctccgttccgtggccccgcaaaaattatgaggtatgtcctattcttgtccgttttgcggacaagaataggcatttttataatgggcctactgttctgttccgcaaattgtggaaggcacacgggcggcatccgttttttgcagatctgcaatttgcggactgcaaaaaatgtcacagttgttgtgtgcatgagccctaacaagaTACTCTTAACCACAAAACATCCAAAACAATCTctacccagaattttttttttacctacccaAGTACAATGCACACATCAATCCCACCAGGCACTCTAATTATCCTTCTTCCTGAGGGGAATCAAGTGTATGAGAGACGTCAGCTGCAGAGGGATAGTCTATGGAGGGATGATAAGGTAGGATCGGGGATATAGGGTTATTTAGGTATAGGAAATGGTTAGAGAGGTACAAGAAGAGGTATCGAGAGAGGGTATGTAGGATAGTGCAGGGCCGTATGTCATCATCCAGTAGTCTAAAGATCTTGTGGTTGGAGCTgggtctgcttttttttattcaccacctggaaccggaagtgacatcaccactACTTCCGGTTCGGCAATCACAGGCTCTTTGCATGTGGATGAATTCCATTGGGTGTACAACATCCTCTACCCCTATTTATATGCAGACATGTATGTTATTTGATTGATTTTTTTATGATCCTGAAGAAGGGGACTTGCTGTTATCCCCGAAACGCATCATGCtttgtagaataaaaaaaacttcTGAAATCTTTCCTGAAGTCCATGGTACCATCTTTGGGATATTGAAGTTCCACCATACATTCAAGGCGACCTCGGTGAGGGATAGGGTACAAGTGTATTGAGTTTATCTTGATGCCTCATGACGACCTTTGGGAAAAATCTGATAAAGTTATATACactagggatatttggctttcaagggaaatttatggaaaacgtaaaaagttctgtcgccagtgatattatatcatgaaagtcgggCATTTAAGTAAAAGCAGCAatagtgatttcctcatctcaaacaatttattgaaacaacagCCAACACCAGTGCTGGGTTTACCccacaaaatgtcagtgtctcaataacttgtcatgtggccttgagcatcaattacagcttgacaacgatgtctCCTGCTTTTCACAAGTTGACTTAttttctgctgaggcatggcatcccacttttATTTAAGGGCGGTCctaaggtcattgaggttctggggtacagagttacgagcctctacacgtcGACTCAGCTGAtcacataggttttcaatgggattcaggtctgcagaaagtacaggccactccatttgaggtcccccagtctccagcagccgttccctaatgatgcgacctcgatgagggCGCATTGTCCTCCataaagatgaaattaggcctgtgttgttcattaAATATGAGGTAATGTCGCACTCGAATGGGGTGGGGATCCAAcaacctgtgttgttcatgcagaggcacaatgactggattcattatgttcttcaagtagtatgggcttgtcactggaccattcacaaagtgtaggtcAGTTCTGCATTGACTAGACATACCTGCCTACACTGTAaaaccaccaaaggctcgtctggtgacaacagtggctgatgcgtagcgctctccttgatgtctcaAACACTGTTGGCGGTCATCATTTCTGcccagcgtgaatcgactttcttCAGGGAACAGCACTGAGGCAGACTAgaccctcgtccagcgtagatgcctGACAATAAAGGGTTTTTATTCATCAAATGCTTTTTGGTGTTTCCTTGTGTTGTACCACGTATGTCCTCTTAGGCTGGACAATTTTTGTTGCTTTCATTCATTAGTGTGATAGTTTTTGGCTTGGAGGGGTTCTCAAGAATGAGTATGATGTCATTGATTTACTGGACTcttctttaaagggttattcccatctcagacattggaggcatatcctagcgatatgcccccaatgcctgataagtgcgggtcccacctatgggacccgcacttatcttTGGAACCGAGCTCACATGCTCTGACACCCTCCATTTATTCCTATGAGAGCACCGAATTTTCatgagccccatagaagtaaatgcagcggttgctgtgctTGCGCAGTGCacttcccattaatttcaatgggacttctgaaa
This portion of the Bufo gargarizans isolate SCDJY-AF-19 chromosome 1, ASM1485885v1, whole genome shotgun sequence genome encodes:
- the LOC122925066 gene encoding zinc finger protein 34-like, whose amino-acid sequence is MMEEHQPLISQENPSKNSEENVMLSQNYKIEDKYVIQGSLGDELDGHARIHSTNVSYNPPINEEPSPDIVTTSTDNSTLVAHERSHTGEKPYTCSECGKYFINKSHLITHERIHTGKKPYSCSECGKCFTDKSNLVRHERSHTGERPYSCSGCGKCFKQKSNLIKHGRVHTGEKPYLCSECGKCFIDKSHLFRHRRIHTGEKPFSCTKWEIVY